One stretch of Kogia breviceps isolate mKogBre1 chromosome 18, mKogBre1 haplotype 1, whole genome shotgun sequence DNA includes these proteins:
- the PRX gene encoding periaxin isoform X2, translating into MEARSRSAEELRRAELVEIIVETEAQTGVSGINVAGGGKEGIFVRELREDSPAARSLSLQEGDQLLSARVFFENFKYEDALRLLQCAEPYKVSFCLKRTVPTGDLALRPGTVAGYEIKGPRAKVAKLNIQSLSPVKKKKMVVPGALGVPADLAPVDVEFSFPKFSRLRRGLKAEAVKGPVPAAPTRRRLQLPRLRVREEAEEDQVARLAAATPPPRKAKAEAEVAAGARFTAPRVAAPKGEVAPAAEVVSGFALHLPTLGLGAPAAPAVEPAAGGIQVPQVELPTLPSLPTLPCLETREGAAAVTVPTLDVAAPTVEVDLALPGAEAEARVEAPEVALKMPRLSFPRFGARAKEVAEAKVAKGSPEARVKGPRLRMPTFGLSLLEPRPAAPEAVESKLKLPTIKMPSLGIGVSPPEVKVPKGPEVKLPKAPDVKLPKMPEAALPDVRLPEVELPKVSEMKLPKVPELTVPEVRLPEVQLPKVPEVQLPKVPEMKCPEMKLPKVPELAVPEVQLPEVELPKVPEMKLPEMKLPKVPEMAVPEVRLPEVQLPKVSEMKLPKLPEMVVPDVQLPEVQLPKVPEMKLPEMKLPKVPEMAVPEVRLPEVQLPKVSEMKLPKLPEMVVPDVQLPEVQLPKVSEMRLPEVQTPKVPDVHLPKAPEAKLPKAPEVQLKAARAEEAERVELGFKMSKMTMPKLGRAESPSQGKPGEASAEALGKLVTLPCLKPEAGSEARAGVARLTLPSVELDLPGAFGLEGQVPAADVGKVEQSEAPGVVAGVGEMAFWLPSVEIVTPQLPTVEEGQVEVTEVKVKPSSKFSLPKFGLSGPKVTKAEAEGAGRAAKLKVSKFAISLPRARVGTEAEARGTAEAGLLPALDLSVPQLSLDSHLPAGKAEVAGTDAKLKGPRFGLPKFGVRGRDSEAGELVPGAAELEGKSRGWDARVKMPKLKMPSFGLARGKEAEMQGGRVSPGERPESTAVQLKIPEVELVTLGAQEEGQMSAARQVGAEGQDAGPRVPLGSSLPQVELPSFGEAGLAAALGQQAKSAPPPAEGTPGYRIQVPQVTLSLPEAQVVGGELLVGEGVFKMPAVTVPQLELGVGLSREVQVGEAATGEGGPRLKMPTLGARDAAGGEGPRDQPPGAERTFHLSLPDVELSPPAVGSHAEYQVSEGEGDAGHKLKVRLPRFGLARAKEGVEEAEKARNPKLRLPRVGFSQSEAAGGEGSPSPEDEDEEGCGEGASGRRGRVRVRLPRVGLATPSKASRGQEGEAAPKSPGGEKSPKFRFPRVSLSPRAQEEGGFRVRLPNVGFSETPPGPARMEGAQAAVI; encoded by the exons ATGGAGGCCAGGAGCCGGAGTGCTGAG GAGCTGAGGCGGGCGGAGTTGGTGGAGATCATCGTGGAGACAGAGGCACAGACCGGGGTCAGCGGCATCAACGTAGCCGGCGGCGGCAAGGAGGGAATCTTCGTCCGCGAGCTGCGTGAGGACTCACCTGCGGCCAGGAGCCTCAGCCTGCAGGAAG GGGACCAGCTGCTGAGCGCCCGAGTGTTCTTCGAGAACTTCAAGTACGAGGACGCGCTACGCCTGCTGCAATGCGCCGAGCCTTACAAGGTCTCCTTCTGCCTGAAGCGCACTGTGCCCACCGGGGACCTGGCGCTGCGGCCTGGGACCGTGGCCGGCTACGAGATCAAGGGCCCGCGGGCCAAGGTGGCCAAGCTG aaCATCCAGAGTCTGTCCCctgtgaagaagaagaagatggtgGTGCCCGGGGCCCTGGGGGTCCCTGCAGACCTGGCCCCTGTTGACGTCGAATTCTCCTTTCCCAAGTTCTCCCGTCTGCGTCGAGGCCTCAAAGCCGAGGCTGTCAAAGGTCCTGTCCCAGCTGCCCCCACCCGCCGGCGCCTCCAGCTGCCTCGGCTACGTGTCCGAGAAGAGGCTGAAGAGGACCAGGTAGCCCGACTGGCCGCTGCCACTCCTCCCCCCAGGAAGGCCAAAGCAGAGGCCGAGGTGGCTGCAGGAGCCCGATTCACAGCTCCCCGGGTCGCAGCCCCCAAGGGGGAGGTGGCCCCTGCAGCAGAGGTAGTCAGCGGCTTTGCCCTCCACTTGCCAACCCTTGGGCTGGGAGCCCCAGCTGCACCTGCCGTGGAGCCTGCGGCTGGAGGGATCCAGGTCCCCCAGGTGGAGCTGCCCACCTTGCCCTCGCTCCCCACACTTCCCTGCCTGGAGACCCGGGAAGGGGCTGCGGCAGTGACGGTGCCCACCCTGGACGTGGCAGCGCCTACAGTGGAGGTGGACCTGGCCTTGCCCGGTGCAGAGGCGGAGGCCCGAGTAGAGGCACCTGAGGTGGCCCTGAAGATGCCCCGCCTCAGTTTCCCCCGCTTTGGGGCTCGAGCAAAGGAAGTTGCTGAGGCCAAGGTGGCCAAGGGCAGCCCTGAGGCCAGGGTGAAGGGGCCCAGACTTCGAATGCCCACctttgggctttctctcctggagCCCCGGCCCGCTGCCCCTGAAGCCGTCGAGAGCAAGCTGAAGCTGCCCACCATCAAGATGCCCTCCCTTGGCATCGGGGTCTCGCCGCCTGAGGTCAAGGTGCCCAAGGGGCCTGAGGTGAAGCTCCCCAAGGCCCCAGACGTCAAGCTCCCCAAAATGCCCGAGGCAGCCCTTCCAGATGTGCGACTCCCAGAGGTGGAGCTCCCCAAAGTGTCAGAGATGAAACTCCCAAAGGTGCCGGAGCTGACTGTGCCAGAGGTGAGGCTTCCAGAGGTGCAGCTGCCGAAAGTTCCTGAGGTGCAACTCCCGAAGGTGCCCGAGATGAAATGCCCCGAAATGAAACTCCCAAAGGTGCCGGAGCTGGCCGTGCCGGAAGTGCAGCTCCCGGAAGTGGAGCTGCCGAAAGTTCCTGAGATGAAACTCCCCGAGATGAAGCTCCCGAAGGTGCCCGAGATGGCTGTGCCAGAGGTGCGACTCCCAGAGGTGCAGCTGCCAAAAGTCTCGGAGATGAAACTCCCCAAGTTGCCCGAGATGGTCGTGCCGGATGTGCAGCTCCCAGAAGTGCAGCTGCCGAAAGTTCCTGAGATGAAACTCCCCGAGATGAAGCTCCCGAAGGTGCCCGAGATGGCTGTGCCAGAGGTGCGACTCCCAGAGGTGCAGCTGCCGAAAGTCTCAGAGATGAAACTCCCCAAGTTGCCCGAGATGGTCGTGCCGGACGTGCAGCTCCCGGAAGTGCAGCTGCCAAAGGTGTCGGAGATGCGGCTGCCGGAAGTGCAGACGCCAAAGGTCCCAGACGTGCATCTGCCAAAGGCACCTGAGGCGAAGCTGCCCAAGGCTCCAGAGGTGCAGCTAAAAGCTGCCAgggcagaggaagcagagagggtGGAATTGGGCTTCAAGATGTCCAAGATGACCATGCCCAAGCTAGGGAGGGCAGAGTCCCCATCTCAAGGCAAGCCAGGTGAGGCTAGCGCTGAGGCCTTGGGGAAGCTGGTGACACTTCCCTGTCTGAAGCCAGAGGCGGGCAGCGAGGCTCGTGCGGGTGTCGCCCGTCTCACACTGCCCTCAGTGGAACTAGACCTGCCCGGGGCCTTCGGCCTGGAGGGGCAGGTCCCAGCAGCCGACGTGGGCAAGGTGGAGCAGTCAGAAGCCCCCGGGGTGGTAGCAGGGGTCGGGGAAATGGCCTTCTGGTTGCCCTCCGTTGAGATCGTCACGCCACAGCTGCCCACAGTGGAGGAAGGGCAAGTAGAGGTGACGGAGGTGAAAGTCAAGCCTTCCTCCAAGTTCTCCCTGCCCAAGTTTGGACTCTCGGGGCCAAAGGTGACCAAGGCAGAGGCCGAGGGGGCTGGGCGAGCCGCCAAGCTAAAGGTGTCCAAATTTGCCATCTCACTCCCGAGGGCTCGGGTGGGCACCGAGGCGGAGGCCAGAGGAACGGCGGAGGCAGGCCTGCTGCCCGCCCTCGATCTGTCCGTCCCACAGCTCAGCCTGGATTCCCACCTGCCCGCAGGCAAGGCGGAGGTGGCGGGGACTGATGCCAAGctcaaggggcccaggttcggcCTGCCCAAGTTTGGGGTCAGAGGCCGGGACAGCGAAGCAGGAGAACTAGTGCCAGGGGCGGCTGAGTTGGAGGGCAAGAGCAGGGGTTGGGATGCGAGGGTGAAGATGCCCAAGCTGAAGATGCCCTCCTTTGGGCTGGCTCgagggaaggaagcagaaatGCAGGGGGGGCGGGTCAGCCCCGGGGAAAGGCCGGAGTCCACGGCTGTGCAGCTTAAGATCCCTGAGGTGGAATTGGTTACTCTGGGGGCCCAGGAGGAAGGGCAGATGTCCGCAGCCAGGCAGGTGGGCGCTGAGGGCCAGGATGCGGGGCCGAGGGTGCCGCTGGGCAGCTCCCTGCCCCAGGTGGAGCTGCCCAGCTTTGGGGAGGCTGGCCTGGCTGCCGCCCTCGGGCAGCAGGCCAAGAGTGCGCCTCCTCCAGCAGAGGGCACGCCAGGCTATAGGATCCAGGTGCCTCAGGTGACCTTGTCTCTACCTGAAGCCCAGGTGGTGGGTGGTGAGCTGCTCGTGGGTGAGGGTGTCTTCAAGATGCCCGCTGTGACAGTGCCCCAGCTTGAGCTGGGCGTGGGGCTGAGCCGAGAGGTGCAGGTGGGTGAGGCAGCCACAGGTGAGGGCGGGCCGAGGCTGAAGATGCCCACGCTGGGGGCTAGAGATGCGGCGGGGGGTGAGGGGCCCAGGGACCAGCCCCCAGGGGCCGAGCGCACCTTCCACCTCTCGCTGCCGGACGTGGAGCTCTCCCCGCCCGCCGTGGGCAGCCATGCTGAATACCAGGTGTCCGAGGGCGAGGGCGATGCCGGACACAAGCTCAAGGTGCGGCTGCCCCGGTTCGGCCTGGCACGGGCCAAGGAGGGGGTTGAGGAGGCCGAGAAGGCCAGGAACCCAAAACTCCGGCTGCCCCGCGTGGGCTTCAGCCAGAGCGAGGCGGCCGGTGGGGAAGGCTCCCCCAGCCCCGAGGACGAGGACGAGGAGGGCTGCGGGGAAGGGGCCTCCGGGCGCCGAGGCCGCGTCCGAGTCCGCTTGCCCCGTGTGGGCCTGGCTACCCCTTCCAAGGCCTCTCGGGGGCAGGAGGGCGAGGCGGCCCCCAAGTCCCCCGGAGGGGAGAAGTCGCCCAAGTTCCGCTTCCCCCGGGTGTCCCTAAGCCCCAGGGCCCAGGAGGAAGGTGGATTCCGGGTCCGGCTGCCCAACGTGGGGTTTTCGGAGACCCCTCCAGGCCCCGCGAGGATGGAGGGGGCTCAGGCTGCCGTCATCTGA
- the PRX gene encoding periaxin isoform X1, with the protein MGLDLLSEGDGAKAEAVALSLSVRTSNQEALCVSILCSGIGGAKNLGGASLRRLQRSGWNQAWAEPRDAHAPPTSTRPAGDQLLSARVFFENFKYEDALRLLQCAEPYKVSFCLKRTVPTGDLALRPGTVAGYEIKGPRAKVAKLNIQSLSPVKKKKMVVPGALGVPADLAPVDVEFSFPKFSRLRRGLKAEAVKGPVPAAPTRRRLQLPRLRVREEAEEDQVARLAAATPPPRKAKAEAEVAAGARFTAPRVAAPKGEVAPAAEVVSGFALHLPTLGLGAPAAPAVEPAAGGIQVPQVELPTLPSLPTLPCLETREGAAAVTVPTLDVAAPTVEVDLALPGAEAEARVEAPEVALKMPRLSFPRFGARAKEVAEAKVAKGSPEARVKGPRLRMPTFGLSLLEPRPAAPEAVESKLKLPTIKMPSLGIGVSPPEVKVPKGPEVKLPKAPDVKLPKMPEAALPDVRLPEVELPKVSEMKLPKVPELTVPEVRLPEVQLPKVPEVQLPKVPEMKCPEMKLPKVPELAVPEVQLPEVELPKVPEMKLPEMKLPKVPEMAVPEVRLPEVQLPKVSEMKLPKLPEMVVPDVQLPEVQLPKVPEMKLPEMKLPKVPEMAVPEVRLPEVQLPKVSEMKLPKLPEMVVPDVQLPEVQLPKVSEMRLPEVQTPKVPDVHLPKAPEAKLPKAPEVQLKAARAEEAERVELGFKMSKMTMPKLGRAESPSQGKPGEASAEALGKLVTLPCLKPEAGSEARAGVARLTLPSVELDLPGAFGLEGQVPAADVGKVEQSEAPGVVAGVGEMAFWLPSVEIVTPQLPTVEEGQVEVTEVKVKPSSKFSLPKFGLSGPKVTKAEAEGAGRAAKLKVSKFAISLPRARVGTEAEARGTAEAGLLPALDLSVPQLSLDSHLPAGKAEVAGTDAKLKGPRFGLPKFGVRGRDSEAGELVPGAAELEGKSRGWDARVKMPKLKMPSFGLARGKEAEMQGGRVSPGERPESTAVQLKIPEVELVTLGAQEEGQMSAARQVGAEGQDAGPRVPLGSSLPQVELPSFGEAGLAAALGQQAKSAPPPAEGTPGYRIQVPQVTLSLPEAQVVGGELLVGEGVFKMPAVTVPQLELGVGLSREVQVGEAATGEGGPRLKMPTLGARDAAGGEGPRDQPPGAERTFHLSLPDVELSPPAVGSHAEYQVSEGEGDAGHKLKVRLPRFGLARAKEGVEEAEKARNPKLRLPRVGFSQSEAAGGEGSPSPEDEDEEGCGEGASGRRGRVRVRLPRVGLATPSKASRGQEGEAAPKSPGGEKSPKFRFPRVSLSPRAQEEGGFRVRLPNVGFSETPPGPARMEGAQAAVI; encoded by the exons ATGGGCTTGGATTTGCTCAGTGAGGGAGACGGGGCCAAGGCCGAGGCTGTGGCTTTGTCCTTAAGTGTCAGAACCTCAAACCAGGAGGCACTTTGCGTCTCAATCTTGTGCTCGGGTATAGGCGGGGCCAAAAATTTGGGAGGCGCCTCGCTGCGCAGGCTCCAGAGAAGTGGGTGGAACCAGGCCTGGGCGGAGCCGAGAGATGCCCACGCCCCGCCCACCTCCACCCGGCCTGCAGGGGACCAGCTGCTGAGCGCCCGAGTGTTCTTCGAGAACTTCAAGTACGAGGACGCGCTACGCCTGCTGCAATGCGCCGAGCCTTACAAGGTCTCCTTCTGCCTGAAGCGCACTGTGCCCACCGGGGACCTGGCGCTGCGGCCTGGGACCGTGGCCGGCTACGAGATCAAGGGCCCGCGGGCCAAGGTGGCCAAGCTG aaCATCCAGAGTCTGTCCCctgtgaagaagaagaagatggtgGTGCCCGGGGCCCTGGGGGTCCCTGCAGACCTGGCCCCTGTTGACGTCGAATTCTCCTTTCCCAAGTTCTCCCGTCTGCGTCGAGGCCTCAAAGCCGAGGCTGTCAAAGGTCCTGTCCCAGCTGCCCCCACCCGCCGGCGCCTCCAGCTGCCTCGGCTACGTGTCCGAGAAGAGGCTGAAGAGGACCAGGTAGCCCGACTGGCCGCTGCCACTCCTCCCCCCAGGAAGGCCAAAGCAGAGGCCGAGGTGGCTGCAGGAGCCCGATTCACAGCTCCCCGGGTCGCAGCCCCCAAGGGGGAGGTGGCCCCTGCAGCAGAGGTAGTCAGCGGCTTTGCCCTCCACTTGCCAACCCTTGGGCTGGGAGCCCCAGCTGCACCTGCCGTGGAGCCTGCGGCTGGAGGGATCCAGGTCCCCCAGGTGGAGCTGCCCACCTTGCCCTCGCTCCCCACACTTCCCTGCCTGGAGACCCGGGAAGGGGCTGCGGCAGTGACGGTGCCCACCCTGGACGTGGCAGCGCCTACAGTGGAGGTGGACCTGGCCTTGCCCGGTGCAGAGGCGGAGGCCCGAGTAGAGGCACCTGAGGTGGCCCTGAAGATGCCCCGCCTCAGTTTCCCCCGCTTTGGGGCTCGAGCAAAGGAAGTTGCTGAGGCCAAGGTGGCCAAGGGCAGCCCTGAGGCCAGGGTGAAGGGGCCCAGACTTCGAATGCCCACctttgggctttctctcctggagCCCCGGCCCGCTGCCCCTGAAGCCGTCGAGAGCAAGCTGAAGCTGCCCACCATCAAGATGCCCTCCCTTGGCATCGGGGTCTCGCCGCCTGAGGTCAAGGTGCCCAAGGGGCCTGAGGTGAAGCTCCCCAAGGCCCCAGACGTCAAGCTCCCCAAAATGCCCGAGGCAGCCCTTCCAGATGTGCGACTCCCAGAGGTGGAGCTCCCCAAAGTGTCAGAGATGAAACTCCCAAAGGTGCCGGAGCTGACTGTGCCAGAGGTGAGGCTTCCAGAGGTGCAGCTGCCGAAAGTTCCTGAGGTGCAACTCCCGAAGGTGCCCGAGATGAAATGCCCCGAAATGAAACTCCCAAAGGTGCCGGAGCTGGCCGTGCCGGAAGTGCAGCTCCCGGAAGTGGAGCTGCCGAAAGTTCCTGAGATGAAACTCCCCGAGATGAAGCTCCCGAAGGTGCCCGAGATGGCTGTGCCAGAGGTGCGACTCCCAGAGGTGCAGCTGCCAAAAGTCTCGGAGATGAAACTCCCCAAGTTGCCCGAGATGGTCGTGCCGGATGTGCAGCTCCCAGAAGTGCAGCTGCCGAAAGTTCCTGAGATGAAACTCCCCGAGATGAAGCTCCCGAAGGTGCCCGAGATGGCTGTGCCAGAGGTGCGACTCCCAGAGGTGCAGCTGCCGAAAGTCTCAGAGATGAAACTCCCCAAGTTGCCCGAGATGGTCGTGCCGGACGTGCAGCTCCCGGAAGTGCAGCTGCCAAAGGTGTCGGAGATGCGGCTGCCGGAAGTGCAGACGCCAAAGGTCCCAGACGTGCATCTGCCAAAGGCACCTGAGGCGAAGCTGCCCAAGGCTCCAGAGGTGCAGCTAAAAGCTGCCAgggcagaggaagcagagagggtGGAATTGGGCTTCAAGATGTCCAAGATGACCATGCCCAAGCTAGGGAGGGCAGAGTCCCCATCTCAAGGCAAGCCAGGTGAGGCTAGCGCTGAGGCCTTGGGGAAGCTGGTGACACTTCCCTGTCTGAAGCCAGAGGCGGGCAGCGAGGCTCGTGCGGGTGTCGCCCGTCTCACACTGCCCTCAGTGGAACTAGACCTGCCCGGGGCCTTCGGCCTGGAGGGGCAGGTCCCAGCAGCCGACGTGGGCAAGGTGGAGCAGTCAGAAGCCCCCGGGGTGGTAGCAGGGGTCGGGGAAATGGCCTTCTGGTTGCCCTCCGTTGAGATCGTCACGCCACAGCTGCCCACAGTGGAGGAAGGGCAAGTAGAGGTGACGGAGGTGAAAGTCAAGCCTTCCTCCAAGTTCTCCCTGCCCAAGTTTGGACTCTCGGGGCCAAAGGTGACCAAGGCAGAGGCCGAGGGGGCTGGGCGAGCCGCCAAGCTAAAGGTGTCCAAATTTGCCATCTCACTCCCGAGGGCTCGGGTGGGCACCGAGGCGGAGGCCAGAGGAACGGCGGAGGCAGGCCTGCTGCCCGCCCTCGATCTGTCCGTCCCACAGCTCAGCCTGGATTCCCACCTGCCCGCAGGCAAGGCGGAGGTGGCGGGGACTGATGCCAAGctcaaggggcccaggttcggcCTGCCCAAGTTTGGGGTCAGAGGCCGGGACAGCGAAGCAGGAGAACTAGTGCCAGGGGCGGCTGAGTTGGAGGGCAAGAGCAGGGGTTGGGATGCGAGGGTGAAGATGCCCAAGCTGAAGATGCCCTCCTTTGGGCTGGCTCgagggaaggaagcagaaatGCAGGGGGGGCGGGTCAGCCCCGGGGAAAGGCCGGAGTCCACGGCTGTGCAGCTTAAGATCCCTGAGGTGGAATTGGTTACTCTGGGGGCCCAGGAGGAAGGGCAGATGTCCGCAGCCAGGCAGGTGGGCGCTGAGGGCCAGGATGCGGGGCCGAGGGTGCCGCTGGGCAGCTCCCTGCCCCAGGTGGAGCTGCCCAGCTTTGGGGAGGCTGGCCTGGCTGCCGCCCTCGGGCAGCAGGCCAAGAGTGCGCCTCCTCCAGCAGAGGGCACGCCAGGCTATAGGATCCAGGTGCCTCAGGTGACCTTGTCTCTACCTGAAGCCCAGGTGGTGGGTGGTGAGCTGCTCGTGGGTGAGGGTGTCTTCAAGATGCCCGCTGTGACAGTGCCCCAGCTTGAGCTGGGCGTGGGGCTGAGCCGAGAGGTGCAGGTGGGTGAGGCAGCCACAGGTGAGGGCGGGCCGAGGCTGAAGATGCCCACGCTGGGGGCTAGAGATGCGGCGGGGGGTGAGGGGCCCAGGGACCAGCCCCCAGGGGCCGAGCGCACCTTCCACCTCTCGCTGCCGGACGTGGAGCTCTCCCCGCCCGCCGTGGGCAGCCATGCTGAATACCAGGTGTCCGAGGGCGAGGGCGATGCCGGACACAAGCTCAAGGTGCGGCTGCCCCGGTTCGGCCTGGCACGGGCCAAGGAGGGGGTTGAGGAGGCCGAGAAGGCCAGGAACCCAAAACTCCGGCTGCCCCGCGTGGGCTTCAGCCAGAGCGAGGCGGCCGGTGGGGAAGGCTCCCCCAGCCCCGAGGACGAGGACGAGGAGGGCTGCGGGGAAGGGGCCTCCGGGCGCCGAGGCCGCGTCCGAGTCCGCTTGCCCCGTGTGGGCCTGGCTACCCCTTCCAAGGCCTCTCGGGGGCAGGAGGGCGAGGCGGCCCCCAAGTCCCCCGGAGGGGAGAAGTCGCCCAAGTTCCGCTTCCCCCGGGTGTCCCTAAGCCCCAGGGCCCAGGAGGAAGGTGGATTCCGGGTCCGGCTGCCCAACGTGGGGTTTTCGGAGACCCCTCCAGGCCCCGCGAGGATGGAGGGGGCTCAGGCTGCCGTCATCTGA